A stretch of Macrobrachium rosenbergii isolate ZJJX-2024 chromosome 12, ASM4041242v1, whole genome shotgun sequence DNA encodes these proteins:
- the LOC136844454 gene encoding transcription elongation regulator 1-like isoform X1: MLHALTLLLLVQSVIIQGKPQFGLSQSYGPPPPNSPPAPPPPLPPPPPTSNYGLPPAPGPIAPPINFPPANFPQLTPSVPSSLYDLPGGGPNDVPAQGCNAQTQYSVVTTTRFIPTTVIQTRTRALPTTIYSQITQTQYFPSTVVQQQVVTSAAPPIIQTTTEIVSNVQYVTRAQYFTETAYITDTKLQYITQTQTQFQTQYITQTQTQFQTQTQFQTQFQTVFQTTTQFQVSTATQFSTNYITQTVTSTQFQNQVITQTVTQTQNQFITQTVTSYQVQNNPVTQTQTVPQYITQTVTQTQAQQVPQFSYITQTITSTVVSQQVITQTQRVPQFITQTVTSTAVRTVQAPCGGGGGGGGGGYQQPTVAAPAPAAMPGYY; this comes from the exons ATGCTGCACGCGCTGACTCTTTTACTGCTGGTGCAGTCGGTGATTATCCAAGGAAAACCACAATTTGGCCTGAGTCAAAGTTACGGGCCTCCCCCTCCA AATTCACCACCAGCACCACCACCGCCCCtacccccaccaccaccaacatCCAACTACGGCCTCCCACCAGCACCAGGTCCTATAGCACCACCCATTAACTTCCCTCCTGCGAACTTTCCTCAGCTGACACCGTCCGTGCCCTCGAGTCTTTACGACCTCCCAGGAGGAGGGCCCAACGACGTCCCAGCCCAAGGATGCAATGCCCAGACCCAGTACTCCGTGGTTACGACGACCAGGTTCATCCCCACCACGGTTATCCAAACTCGAACGAGGGCGCTCCCCACGACCATCTACTCACAGATCACACAGACGCAATATTTCCCCTCGACAGTCGTCCAGCAACAGGTCGTCACTTCGGCGGCGCCACCCATCATTCAGACTACAACCGAG ATCGTAAGCAACGTCCAGTACGTGACGAGGGCTCAATACTTCACCGAGACAGCTTACATCACCGATACCAAGCTGCAGTACATAACTCAGACACAAACACAGTTCCAAACGCAGTATATAACGCAAACGCAGACTCAATTCCAGACTCAAACGCAGTTCCAAACTCAA tTCCAAACGGTCTTCCAGACCACGACGCAGTTCCAAGTCAGCACGGCAACGCAATTTTCTACGAACTACATCACACAAACAGTCACCTCCACGCAATTCCAGAACCAGGTTATCACCCAGACCGTCACGCAAACGCAAAACCAATTCATCACGCAAACCGTCACCAGCTACCAAGTTCAAAACAACCCTGTGACGCAGACGCAGACTGTGCCGCAGTACATAACGCAGACAGTGACGCAAACGCAGGCTCAGCAGGTTCCTCAGTTCTCCTACATCACGCAGACGATAACTTCCACGGTAGTGAGTCAGCAAGTCATTACGCAGACTCAGAGAGTTCCGCAGTTCATTACGCAGACGGTTACCAGTACGGCTGTGAGGACAGTTCAAGCTCCCTgcggaggtggtggtggaggaggagggggaggatacCAGCAGCCAACCGTAGCTGCCCCGGCGCCCGCCGCCATGCCTGGTTATTATTAA
- the LOC136844454 gene encoding uncharacterized protein isoform X2 — translation MLHALTLLLLVQSVIIQGKPQFGLSQSYGPPPPLTPSVPSSLYDLPGGGPNDVPAQGCNAQTQYSVVTTTRFIPTTVIQTRTRALPTTIYSQITQTQYFPSTVVQQQVVTSAAPPIIQTTTEIVSNVQYVTRAQYFTETAYITDTKLQYITQTQTQFQTQYITQTQTQFQTQTQFQTQFQTVFQTTTQFQVSTATQFSTNYITQTVTSTQFQNQVITQTVTQTQNQFITQTVTSYQVQNNPVTQTQTVPQYITQTVTQTQAQQVPQFSYITQTITSTVVSQQVITQTQRVPQFITQTVTSTAVRTVQAPCGGGGGGGGGGYQQPTVAAPAPAAMPGYY, via the exons ATGCTGCACGCGCTGACTCTTTTACTGCTGGTGCAGTCGGTGATTATCCAAGGAAAACCACAATTTGGCCTGAGTCAAAGTTACGGGCCTCCCCCTCCA CTGACACCGTCCGTGCCCTCGAGTCTTTACGACCTCCCAGGAGGAGGGCCCAACGACGTCCCAGCCCAAGGATGCAATGCCCAGACCCAGTACTCCGTGGTTACGACGACCAGGTTCATCCCCACCACGGTTATCCAAACTCGAACGAGGGCGCTCCCCACGACCATCTACTCACAGATCACACAGACGCAATATTTCCCCTCGACAGTCGTCCAGCAACAGGTCGTCACTTCGGCGGCGCCACCCATCATTCAGACTACAACCGAG ATCGTAAGCAACGTCCAGTACGTGACGAGGGCTCAATACTTCACCGAGACAGCTTACATCACCGATACCAAGCTGCAGTACATAACTCAGACACAAACACAGTTCCAAACGCAGTATATAACGCAAACGCAGACTCAATTCCAGACTCAAACGCAGTTCCAAACTCAA tTCCAAACGGTCTTCCAGACCACGACGCAGTTCCAAGTCAGCACGGCAACGCAATTTTCTACGAACTACATCACACAAACAGTCACCTCCACGCAATTCCAGAACCAGGTTATCACCCAGACCGTCACGCAAACGCAAAACCAATTCATCACGCAAACCGTCACCAGCTACCAAGTTCAAAACAACCCTGTGACGCAGACGCAGACTGTGCCGCAGTACATAACGCAGACAGTGACGCAAACGCAGGCTCAGCAGGTTCCTCAGTTCTCCTACATCACGCAGACGATAACTTCCACGGTAGTGAGTCAGCAAGTCATTACGCAGACTCAGAGAGTTCCGCAGTTCATTACGCAGACGGTTACCAGTACGGCTGTGAGGACAGTTCAAGCTCCCTgcggaggtggtggtggaggaggagggggaggatacCAGCAGCCAACCGTAGCTGCCCCGGCGCCCGCCGCCATGCCTGGTTATTATTAA